The Epinephelus lanceolatus isolate andai-2023 chromosome 21, ASM4190304v1, whole genome shotgun sequence genome has a segment encoding these proteins:
- the irbpl gene encoding retinol-binding protein 3: MAKILLENYCFPENLVGMQEAIQQAINSGEILQISDRKTLASVLTVGVQGALNDPRLTVSYEPNFVPVMPPALPSLPKEQLIWLVRNSVKLDILDNNIGYLRIDRVIGEETAAKLGSLLRDNIWDKAAQTSSLILDLRHSTAGELSGVPFIISYFSDPEPLIHIDTVYDRPSNTTRELWTVPSIEGERYGKKKDVIILTSKRTVGAAEAVAYTLKNLKRAITVGERSAGGSVKVQKIRIPQSEFYITVPVARSVSPITGHSWEVSGVSPTVNAIAKEAVTKAKSLLAIRSTIPKVMQSISDIIRRNYAFTDRVPALLQHLQSTDLFSVVSEEDLAVRLNQDLQTVSEDPRLIIRYVQDNAAITEEDPALDNPPNDLNSLKKLVDTTIKVEILPHNTGYLCIDKFVKWSAGAKLEELMAKKIWEPLKDTTNLIIDLRYNTGGSFTSLALILSYLQDTTQKHHFFTIYDQIHNTTTEYDSLPRIIGPSYGSKRGVYVLTSYYTASAGEEFAYLIQSLHRGTVIGEITSGTLMHSKTFQIEGTDIAITVPFINFLDNNGECWLGGGVVPDAIVLAEEAVDHVHEIADFHQGLEILIEKTGELLENHYAIHAVALEVRKVLLSKWSEGLYWSVVDFESLASQLTADLQESSGDHRIHVFHCDVEPESLHDVPKIPTAEEVGYIVEALFKIDILPGNIGYLRFDLMADIEVVKAIGPQLIKLVWSKIVNTDALIIDMRYNTGGYSTAIPLLCTYFFDAEPLRHLYTVFDRTTTNMTEVMTLPQIRGQRYGPTKDIYILTSHMTGSAAEVFTRSMKDLNRATIIGEPTIGGSLSSGTYQIGDSVLYASIPNQVVLSAISGKEWSISGVEPHVIAQANDALPVAQRIISARLKKDQGK, encoded by the coding sequence ATGGCCAAGATTCTTTTAGAAAACTACTGCTTTCCTGAGAACCTGGTTGGGATGCAGGAGGCCATCCAACAAGCCATCAACAGCGGAGAAATCCTGCAGATTTCGGACCGAAAGACCCTGGCATCTGTGCTCACAGTCGGAGTACAAGGAGCGCTTAACGATCCGCGGCTGACTGTATCATACGAGCCCAATTTTGTCCCAGTGATGCCACCGGcgctgccgtctctccccaaaGAGCAGCTGATCTGGCTGGTGAGAAactctgtcaagctggatataCTGGACAACAACATTGGATATTTGCGGATAGATCGGGTCATTGGGGAGGAGACAGCGGCGAAGCTTGGATCTCTGCTGAGGGACAACATCTGGGACAAAGCTGCTCAGACATCCTCATTGATCTTGGACCTGAGACATAGCACAGCTGGAGAATTGTCTGGAGTTCCCTTTATAATCTCCTATTTCTCAGACCCTGAGCCCCTCATTCATATTGACACTGTGTATGACAGGCCCTCGAATACAACAAGGGAGCTGTGGACCGTGCCATCAATAGAAGGTGAAAGGTATGGAAAGAAGAAAGACGTAATTATTTTGACCAGTAAGCGTACCGTGGGGGCTGCTGAGGCAGTGGCATATACATTAAAAAACCTAAAGAGGGCAATCACAGTCGGGGAAAGGTCTGCTGGTGGGTCAGTGAAAGTCCAAAAGATTAGGATCCCTCAGTCAGAGTTCTACATAACAGTTCCTGTGGCAAGATCAGTTAGTCCGATCACCGGCCATAGCTGGGAAGTGAGTGGTGTTTCCCCAACAGTCAACGCTATCGCCAAGGAAGCTGTCACAAAAGCCAAGTCCCTTCTGGCTATCAGGAGCACTATTCCAAAAGTTATGCAGAGTATCTCCGATATAATCAGGAGGAATTATGCTTTCACTGACAGAGTCCCAGCTCTTCTTCAACATCTGCAGTCCACAGACTTATTCTCTGTTGTCTCCGAGGAGGACCTGGCAGTCAGACTTAACCAGGACCTCCAGACTGTGTCTGAAGACCCACGACTGATCATCAGATATGTGCAAGACAATGCTGCTATTACAGAGGAGGATCCTGCGCTTGACAACCCCCCAAATGATTTGAATTCATTAAAGAAACTGGTCGATACAACGATCAAAGTGGAAATTCTCCCACACAATACCGGCTATCTCTGCATTGACAAGTTTGTCAAGTGGTCTGCAGGGGCTAAACTAGAAGAGCTCATGGCTAAAAAGATATGGGAGCCCCTCAAAGACACTACTAACTTGATTATTGATCTACGCTATAACACTGGTGGATCCTTTACTTCTCTTGCCCTTATACTGTCCTATCTGCAGGACACTACCCAGAAGCATCATTTTTTCACGATATATGACCAAATTCATAATACAACAACAGAATATGACTCTCTGCCTCGGATTATAGGCCCATCCTATGGCTCCAAACGTGGGGTTTACGTGTTGACAAGCTACTACACAGCAAGTGCCGGCGAAGAGTTTGCCTACCTGATTCAGTCACTCCATCGTGGCACAGTCATTGGGGAAATTACATCTGGTACCCTGATGCACTCAAAGACATTTCAAATAGAAGGGACAGATATTGCCATCACAGTCCCTTTCATAAACTTTTTAGACAACAATGGTGAATGCTGGCTAGGAGGGGGTGTGGTTCCAGATGCCATTGTCTTAGCCGAAGAAGCTGTGGATCACGTTCACGAGATTGCAGATTTTCACCAAGGGCTTGAGATACTCATAGAAAAAACTGGGGAACTGTTAGAAAACCACTATGCAATCCATGCAGTTGCACTAGAGGTCAGGAAAGTGCTGCTGAGCAAATGGTCTGAGGGATTGTACTGGTCAGTAGTTGACTTTGAATCTTTGGCATCTCAGTTGACTGCAGACCTCCAAGAGAGTTCAGGTGATCACCGCATCCATGTCTTCCACTGCGATGTTGAGCCAGAGTCACTTCATGACGTCCCAAAGATCCCAACTGCTGAAGAAGTTGGATATATAGTGGAAGCATTGTTTAAAATTGATATTCTGCCTGGTAATATCGGCTATCTGAGGTTTGACCTGATGGCAGATATAGAGGTGGTAAAAGCCATTGGGCCTCAGCTGATAAAATTAGTGTGGAGCAAGATAGTAAACACAGATGCCCTTATCATTGACATGAGGTACAACACTGGTGGATATTCCACAGCAATTCCCCTCTTGTGCACCTATTTCTTTGATGCTGAACCTCTGAGGCATCTTTACACTGTCTTCGACCGCACCACAACCAACATGACAGAGGTCATGACATTGCCTCAAATCAGAGGTCAAAGGTATGGGCCCACCAAGGACATCTACATCCTCACCAGTCACATGACGGGGTCAGCAGCTGAAGTGTTTACCCGCTCTATGAAGGACCTGAATAGGGCCACAATCATTGGAGAGCCAACAATTGGAGGTTCTCTATCAAGTGGAACCTATCAGATTGGGGACAGCGTCCTGTACGCCTCCATCCCTAACCAGGTTGTGTTGAGTGCAATCAGTGGGAAAGAGTGGAGCATTTCAGGGGTTGAGCCACATGTTATAGCCCAGGCAAATGATGCTCTTCCTGTGGCACAGAGAATCATATCAGCAAGGCTGAAGAAAGATCAAGGAAAATAG
- the gdf2 gene encoding growth/differentiation factor 2 translates to MGADIRTVVLALGISIFKPCRRKAGKKVSLCLLVSVGSCTCKALNNDIQSEIPDGLYSHLSEEDLLEEEDTDSRMENLLGTMKEGFLRKLNLSDVPHENSKIYPPQFMMELYNKYASDSSANPQSDVIRSFTVQDIPLSETNGTKSKSRLQFNISIPTHEKLTTAELQLFFFPDPRSTVTYHRFKTTVKVYEVDYNNFTSTTQLLVGKEVTSFESMWETFEVTAAIQSWIKSGHRATVFDVVVDGKDCGASKGEEEGAGCLNMSVSVGDNTSAALIIFSDDLGSRRREKKKELREMILHEEETILHSGADWNRGDQLPNKIPEEHLRRKKRKVEREYCQRTSLKVNFKDIGWDSWIVAPPEYDAFECRGLCYHPLTDEMTPSKHALIQTLINIRNPKKANMACCVPIKLDPITVMYQENGRLTIRYLYEEMKVAECGCR, encoded by the exons ATGGGAGCGGACATCAGGACTGTGGTCCTTGCATTGGGGATCTCCATTTTCAAACCTTGCCGTCGCAAAGCTGGGAAGAAG gtgtctttgtgtctgctgGTTTCTGTTGGCTCCTGCACCTGTAAAGCTCTCAATAATGACATCCAGAGCGAGATCCCTGATGGACTCTACTCTCATCTGTCAGAGGAGGACCTTCTGGAGGAGGAAGACACAGACTCCAGGATGGAGAACCTCCTGGGAACCATGAAGGAGGGCTTTCTGAGAAAACTCAACCTGTCAGACGTTCCTCACGAGAACAGCAAAATCTACCCTCCTCAGTTTATGATGGAGCTCTACAACAAGTACGCCTCGGACAGCTCGGCAAACCCTCAGTCTGATGTCATACGAAGCTTCACTGTCCAAG ATATCCCTCTCTCTGAGACAAATGGCACAAAGTCAAAGAGCAGGCTGCAGTTTAACATCAGCATCCCCACCCACGAGAAGCTCACTACTGCTGAACTACAGCTCTTCTTCTTCCCAGATCCCAGGTCAACGGTCACCTACCACAGATTCAAGACCACCGTCAAAGTCTATGAAGTGGATTACAACAATTTCACATCCACCACCCAACTGCTGGTTGGAAAAGAGGTGACAAGCTTCGAGAGCATGTGGGAAACATTTGAAGTGACTGCGGCGATTCAGAGCTGGATCAAGTCGGGCCATAGAGCAACTGTTTTTGATGTCGTGGTGGATGGGAAGGACTGTGGGGCCTCTAAaggtgaagaagaaggagcaggCTGTTTGAATATGAGCGTGTCTGTTGGAGATAACACTTCAGCGGCTTTAATCATCTTCTCAGATGACCTGGGTagcaggaggagggagaaaaagaagGAACTAAGAGAGATGATCCTCCACGAAGAAGAAACCATCTTACACTCAGGTGCGGACTGGAACAGAGGAGATCAGCTTCCAAACAAGATCCCGGAAGAGCACCTacggagaaagaaaagaaaggtagAGAGAGAATACTGCCAGCGGACCTCTCTCAAAGTCAACTTTAAAGACATTGGCTGGGACAGCTGGATCGTGGCGCCTCCAGAATATGACGCCTTTGAATGTCGAGGACTGTGTTACCACCCGCTGACAGACGAAATGACCCCATCAAAGCACGCCCTTATCCAGACGCTGATCAACATCAGGAACCCCAAGAAGGCCAACATGGCATGTTGCGTCCCCATCAAATTGGACCCCATCACAGTCATGTATCAGGAGAACGGACGCCTCACTATCAGATACCTTTATGAAGAGATGAAGGTGGCAGAGTGTGGCTGCAGGTAG
- the gdf10b gene encoding growth/differentiation factor 10: METSPATSTMASRLLHTLYLLLILESSWSKIVLEDLGEAVRQGADVSPAVEERVLAHESANRDMVSINMFKVYEKYSKEPQSQRDGNTVRSFKAVPRVLHGKEVFQFNLSSIQDSELILLASFHFLHKRPRHHQRPWRFRRPRHSSSGLQHPYPPSPLLLFHGSSSKSFATPLGNITLAPFKKGSWQSRDVTAVLKHARDVKELVVMVEFDMGFGAARGQQKSPHGQERLSPANLPYILVYADDRAIDEPNSVANSLQRYGPFPVAEDTSASASRIRRELHLQIQTNDIPEVQYNTMKNHELWQNTYFPAKAKAAVKPGRKQGQESSEGLGKPQVLSFDERTMKKARRRQWSEPRVCSRRYLRVDFADIGWSEWVLAPKSFDAYYCAGACGFPIPKVVRPSNHATIQSIVRAVGIVPGVPEPCCVPEKMSPLSVLFLDTSRNMVLKVYPGMSVDTCACR, from the exons atggaAACATCTCCTGCAACATCAACCATGGCGAGCCGGCTTCTTCACACTCTGTATTTATTACTGATTCTGGAGTCGAGCTGGAGTAAAATCGTGCTGGAGGATCTTGGTGAAGCCGTGCGTCAAGGTGCCGATGTCTCACCGGCTGTGGAGGAGCGCGTCTTGGCGCACGAAAGCGCAAACCGAGACATGGTCTCTATCAACATGTTCAAAGTGTACGAGAAGTACAGTAAAGAGCCGCAGAGCCAGAGGGACGGAAACACCGTGAGAAGTTTTAAAGCTGTCCCGA GAGTCTTGCACGGGAAAGAGGTGTTCCAGTTCAACTTGTCCTCCATCCAAGACTCAGAGCTCATCCTCCTCGCCTCTTTTCATTTCCTCCACAAGCGGCCCCGCCACCACCAGCGACCGTGGCGTTTCCGAAGGCCTCGCCACTCGTCCAGCGGCCTCCAGCATCCTTATCCTCCCTCCCCACTTCTCCTCTTCCACGGATCATCCTCAAAATCTTTTGCAACACCTCTGGGAAACATAACTCTGGCGCCCTTCAAGAAAGGCTCTTGGCAATCAAGGGATGTTACAGCAGTGCTGAAACACGCCAGGGATGTCAAAGAACTTGTGGTTATGGTGGAGTTTGATATGGGGTTTGGGGCAGCTAGGGGGCAACAAAAGAGCCCTCATGGCCAAGAGCGCCTCTCTCCAGCCAATCTGCCGTATATCTTGGTATACGCTGATGATCGAGCTATAGATGAGCCGAACAGTGTGGCCAATTCACTCCAGCGGTACGGACCCTTCCCTGTAGCAGAAGACACCTCAGCTTCAGCCTCAAGGATTCGGAGGGAGCTTCATCTCCAGATCCAAACCAACGACATTCCAGAAGTCCAGTACAACACTATGAAGAATCATGAATTGTGGCAGAACACGTATTTCCCAGCGAAAGCCAAAGCAGCAGTGAAACCGGGAAGGAAGCAAGGTCAGGAGAGCAGCGAGGGCCTGGGTAAGCCTCAGGTGCTGAGCTTCGATGAGAGGACGATGAAAAAGGccaggaggagacagtggagcgAGCCCAGAGTGTGCTCCAGGCGCTACCTCAGGGTGGACTTTGCTGACATTGGCTGGAGTGAGTGGGTTTTGGCGCCAAAGTCGTTTGATGCCTACTACTGCGCCGGGGCCTGTGGATTCCCCATCCCAAAA GTGGTGCGTCCTTCCAATCACGCCACCATCCAGAGCATCGTCAGAGCAGTGGGAATCGTCCCTGGTGTCCCCGAGCCGTGCTGCGTTCCAGAGAAAATGAGTCCCCTCAGCGTTCTTTTCCTTGATACAAGCAGGAATATGGTGCTAAAGGTTTACCCCGGCATGTCTGTGGATACCTGCGCCTGTCGGTAG